In the Plasmodium gaboni strain SY75 chromosome 13, whole genome shotgun sequence genome, ataaggatggtaataataaggatgataataataaggatgataataataaggatgataataataaggatgataataataaggatgataataataaggatgataataataaggatgataataataaggatgataataataaggatgatcataataaggatgataataataaggatgataataataaggatgataataataatgataatattaataataacaatatgGATATCACttcaataaataaaagtgataatataaataataatcgTAACAACACAAACGATGAAAATGTTTCACTCAATGAAACCTTATCTTCAGATAAATCTACATTAAATACGAACAAACAAATAGATAATActaatattaataatataaatagcggatttaataatattataaaaaacatGAGTATTGACGATAATACTATAAGAAACATTATGAACAATATGGAAAATTTGACAAAGGGTAAAAAGaaaggaagaaaaaaaaaacaaacaaTAGAAAACAACgatgatattaataaagaagataaaaaaggtagcaaaaaaaataagaaaaagGATACTATAAATGATAGTAATGATAACAATAATgagaataaaaatgatCAGGGTGAAtcaaaaaatgaagaagaaaaaaaaaaaaaaaccagaaaatatagaaagaaaagtaaaataacaaacgatgataataatgaaaagataaatgaagataatataaattccaacaatcaaaaaaatgatttagTTAAGAAAGAAAATGTATATAGTGAAGAGAAAAATGTAAAGGAGGATAATATTTCTAATGATACACcttataaagaaaatagaagaaatactttaaatttatttaacTTAGATGAAGGTACAATAAATATGGATCTTTTCAATTTATCCTTGTTAGAAAATGATGATactttaaataaaaaagaaaataatattttatcaaaaGATAATATGTCTTCCTCCTTTTATACATCCcaaaaagaaattaataataaaactGACATAGACATAGACAAAGATCAAAGTGACAAACATGAGAATATTGAAAATTCTGAGAATTTAAGTATGCAAAAAGATAAATCAAACGACTTATATcgtaataataatgataaaattataaaggAAACAAGCTCAATACCATTTATGAAGAACACTAAGGAAAACTTTTATGAAAAAACCAAAGAAATGTTTTCAAATTTATTATCGGATACAAAAAAAGGTAAAGAAGAGGAATTAAATAATCAGATGGATAAAAATGatgttaatatatcaaGTGGCATATTATATAAGGAAGAAGGTAATAAAGAGTTAGAGAATGAAAAACATTTTGATGATAACacaaatgaagaaaaaaaaaatgtggACAGTGTggaaaataaagaaatgATTACAGAACGAGGAAgaaaaaagagaaaaaagGAAGTTTTAGagaggaaaaaaaaaaatctaaataaagatataataaagagTGAAAAACGAGTTCGAAAATATAGGACTAAAAAGATGTTATTGAAGGAGGCCATGGAAAATACTAAATCCAACAATATAGTTGAATATAATACTAcatctaataataataataataataataataataatattaataataataatgatgatgataatattatgaatcATGATATGTTTTCTAATTCGTATgataattcatatattaagaaaaataaatataataagaaattGTGTTTCCcacaaaataatttattaagTAATTTTAGGAGCGAACCAATAATGATACAACAagataaaaagaaaataataaaaataaataccataaataaaattaaaagaaaatataagaaatttGGCTTCtgtattaataaaatttttaaaaaaaaacgtATACGTGATATTATTGCATTGAATGAAAacatacataaaaataaagatttattaactctatttaaaaaaaaagatcttactaatttaaagaataaaaatttttctttttttatgGATACATTAAAACTTGAACAAATTGATATCCTAATAATAAAGAGAATACAAATGTgtttagaaaaaataaaaaatactCTCCTACTTACATGtacaataaataatgttCAAGAAATTGTCAAGATTTTAAAAAAGGCATTTGAAAAGAgattatatttaatgtGGCCTCTAATTGAATTTTCAAACAAATATAGACTAGAtcaatattttcatttgcttggaaaaaataaaaatcatataaattctTCTTTTAAGGATACAAGGTTATTCGTTCATCAggtaaaatatataaataataaataaataaataaatatatatatatatatatatatgtatatgtgtttattttattttttagaaTATAAGTTCATTAATCCTATATTTTAATCAGCGATCTATGGACGACAAATGGGTAATGCAtaatatatgcatataCGTAAAggaatttatatatatatatatatatatatatatatatatatatatatatattttgtgtatgtatagtttttttattgaacaatatatttattatatatatattgtataatttaaaattttaagGTTGAATATTTGAAAAGCCAAATGAAACCAAAACGTAGGAGGAGgaaaacaaaaatgaaGGAACAATTTTTGGAAGACAAACCAATAgatgtaataaaaaaaaaaataataataataattgaatcaaaaagaatatttgttaacatatttttattttatttcattttatttatgtatgtatttgtttattattgTAGTACTTGAATAGTATGAACAGTCAGCATTCGAACAATATTTTAGGGGAAAATTATAGCGAAATTGATACTGTGGAATCTAAGGCCAACGAATATGCATTTGTAATTAAggaaaatgaaaaaataaaaatatatatatatatatatatatatatatatttatttatatatttatattttttctatgGAATAATATATAGGTTGGTTATAATCAAAAGAGGCTCTTAACGCAAATAACACCATATGATTATAGAGTTGTTTTAAATTCAAATTTTtgtaataaattttttacaCCTAATTGGAggtatataaaataattatttatttaacacacaaaaaaaaaaataaaaaataaataaatacatacatgaaaaatatatatatatatatatatatatatatgtatatttattttattttttgtgGTCTATATTAAATTTGTGTATTTATCTTTGTTGTTTTAAACATTacattataaatacaataataaatacaCAGTCTTGTTTGCTTTAACACTCATTTTATGGTTCACTTATTTAtgcatattttttttcttttgtttttttttaagagAACAACAAAGCATGTTTATTGACAATCTTCATTTCGATATGGTACCAGACACcgaagaaataaaaaaacattttgAGAATGTGTACATTAGATATATGGAATATGATGAGGAAAAATTAAGATCAAAATTAGAGAATAAAACGAAGgaacataaaataaaagataaaaaatataaaatgttacttaaaaaaaaagaaggaAAAGGTAAACCAggaaggaaaaaaaaaataaaattggAAAATGAAATAGTGTCTAAcgaaataaaaattaaaaaacccagaaaaaaatatgaacgATTAAAACCAAGAAAAAGTAAAAATGCTACTAAAAATTTAGAAAACAGTGGAAATGTCGAGAAgcaaataaataatgaattaagccttacaaataatgaaaataaacataaatctaaaaaaggaagaaaaCGAAAAGAAAgtaaattaaataatataaatatgattGAAGATATAAATGTCGCTAAAGCGAGCCCCGATACATTACATAAAACATCCTTAGAATTTATGAATCctaatatatttacttaaatgtagaaaaatatagaattagaaaaaatgaagaaatattataattacacatatgataaatttttttaaatataaataaaaataagaattttggttatcaaatatataaatatatatgtgtatgtatttttttttttttttttttttttttttttttcttttttgtgtattaataaaaaagaacttaaaaatatattaacGTTAAAttgttaataataaatataatatatatatatatatatatatatattttgagATGAGTTATATTTATGGAATATACTTTTGttgaattattaaaatgaatattaataatgagcgatgtatatacatattttaagGCTTTATTATTGCTCatgttaatattttgtttaatataaatattctttctaataatttatatcttataatttttgacaaacatatatatataatatatatattatatatagatttgtagtattttttttttttttttttaattatatcaATTAAATTTATTGTAATTCTTTgttcttttatttaataaatatataacaaattaTCTTTTCTGAAAATAAATGTTCCATCATgtatgaaaataaaatagtATCACTTCAAAAGGATAGACGAAAATATCTGCAGAGCTGTATTGAAAATATGTCTATAACCTTTGTGTTATTTGGTactataaatattttctttaatttaTTGATAGTAATCATAATaggaaaatatttaaaacaaaatattttatatatattccaaAGACAAAACAATAGgacatatgtatatacaaatatatatgtatatatgtattgtatttttattagaACCTTATAAATATAGGAAGAATAAATTACgatcatttttttaaattattttattataccTCTGGTTAATATATGCGAAAAGTTgttatacatatatatatattatatatattatatatatatatatatatatatatttttttttttttaggGTTATggattataataattttagTACAAATTACCagttatttattttcttcagGATTTTTTGAAAGTAAGTTGGCtaattatttatgtaaaCTTGTGAAGGAATAAAAAAGTTCTCATTTATACAATTGAACGTTCATATGATTTTCATAGATTTGGCtactatatttttaaatgacaatgaaagaaataagggtttataaaaaaaaaagaaataataaaataaaatattatcttctttatatttgaaataACATGGTAGGATTAATTTATTAGGTGATATCTGGAATATTCAAAACATTGGGATGTTCTTAAGTAAAGAAGGAAATATATtcatacatacatacatatatatatatatatatatatatatatatattttcatttatttatttattatactACTTCCTTTATTATGTACAgttaatattataactCTTGGGTGGTTGTCCATTTTTTCCTTCTATGG is a window encoding:
- a CDS encoding hypothetical protein (conserved Plasmodium protein, unknown function), which encodes MYENKIVSLQKDRRKYLQSCIENMSITFVLFGTINIFFNLLINLINIGRINYDHFFKLFYYTSGLWIIIILVQITSYLFSSGFFENLATIFLNDNERNKGDIWNIQNIGMFLINIITLGWLSIFSFYGIFSYIINSFDLINGFMISTTILNFSINLLFVLNQFLYFLLKVHEIRNIEFNNCLIHFLPGFSRMLESIVLSVKSKIMDNLLNKDYIKEKNKKRFIDHNSYPYENLFLIN
- a CDS encoding hypothetical protein (conserved Plasmodium protein, unknown function), which translates into the protein MNNNNHNNHNNNNHHNNNSNNFFSGKGNNLSPYQNQILNIKSNNNNAHNFMNKNVPTYSPSNIMMPNKDSGNFKNTPGNIINRYNVENNNHRNSYHPSSNNTRNNVNYINKNILYGNNNNNNSNINITNINNNKPSISSNHHPYQQQQNNNNHHHHNINYNEYMDEKNMNNSQSIFKNVTIQRNSQQFKASDFATNINIMNAPNMNEHNNIYKRNSLNIINNPHINNNINNKAHIVSNNMNVQTNRNSNIALPKNINTNIGTLKNSNHNLNNIGMKYNTLNNNMNNINKNVNIANVGMLNIQRNNNPMNHNINQNNYNTDFYINENKANPNNKENNNNHINNEKMNYIQSNLYRDNTLGQVNSNNNYNIDKNNLHNHTYINDKKYSTVNNNIPNVDNNMVSGVMSSINTPDDLKMKKKKEKKKNENIYTNINKNSINIDHNNNIIVDVAKKNNDFFLQNNNQYSNITNKQNNNLGHSMNNYSINNSTTSDVIGIVELYKNSLSSKAVNKKKSKIIKDVMEDNKKRNKKEKKKSLQNNDSILNKMNKNENVECSNGPQIFDNKNYQVHNNIYNNNDNNLIPNKNNDSVIGNIKETNNINDIKSEDIEKKNKEINNYYYANNYQCIKDEKNNKQYLLWNNKKIDVTFVWLFITNEFNENRKKYTAFLPYLKHFYPNRLKDLIEQLEKYSLLTFNYIINSSYNMQVEYNKNKEQNNNKKNIHNNNNNNNNNKDDNNKDGNNKDDNNKDDNNKDDNNKDDNNKDDNNKDDNNKDDNNKDDNNKDDHNKDDNNKDDNNKDDNNNDNINNNNMDITSINKSDNINNNRNNTNDENVSLNETLSSDKSTLNTNKQIDNTNINNINSGFNNIIKNMSIDDNTIRNIMNNMENLTKGKKKGRKKKQTIENNDDINKEDKKGSKKNKKKDTINDSNDNNNENKNDQGESKNEEEKKKKTRKYRKKSKITNDDNNEKINEDNINSNNQKNDLVKKENVYSEEKNVKEDNISNDTPYKENRRNTLNLFNLDEGTINMDLFNLSLLENDDTLNKKENNILSKDNMSSSFYTSQKEINNKTDIDIDKDQSDKHENIENSENLSMQKDKSNDLYRNNNDKIIKETSSIPFMKNTKENFYEKTKEMFSNLLSDTKKGKEEELNNQMDKNDVNISSGILYKEEGNKELENEKHFDDNTNEEKKNVDSVENKEMITERGRKKRKKEVLERKKKNLNKDIIKSEKRVRKYRTKKMLLKEAMENTKSNNIVEYNTTSNNNNNNNNNNINNNNDDDNIMNHDMFSNSYDNSYIKKNKYNKKLCFPQNNLLSNFRSEPIMIQQDKKKIIKINTINKIKRKYKKFGFCINKIFKKKRIRDIIALNENIHKNKDLLTLFKKKDLTNLKNKNFSFFMDTLKLEQIDILIIKRIQMCLEKIKNTLLLTCTINNVQEIVKILKKAFEKRLYLMWPLIEFSNKYRLDQYFHLLGKNKNHINSSFKDTRLFVHQNISSLILYFNQRSMDDKWVEYLKSQMKPKRRRRKTKMKEQFLEDKPIDYLNSMNSQHSNNILGENYSEIDTVESKANEYAFVGYNQKRLLTQITPYDYRVVLNSNFCNKFFTPNWREQQSMFIDNLHFDMVPDTEEIKKHFENVYIRYMEYDEEKLRSKLENKTKEHKIKDKKYKMLLKKKEGKGKPGRKKKIKLENEIVSNEIKIKKPRKKYERLKPRKSKNATKNLENSGNVEKQINNELSLTNNENKHKSKKGRKRKESKLNNINMIEDINVAKASPDTLHKTSLEFMNPNIFT